Proteins from one Punica granatum isolate Tunisia-2019 unplaced genomic scaffold, ASM765513v2 Contig00325, whole genome shotgun sequence genomic window:
- the LOC116190129 gene encoding monothiol glutaredoxin-S4-like, whose product MERVKRMVSEKPVVIFSKSSCCMCHTIKTLFSDFGVNPNVHELDEIPRGKEIEQALARLGCSPAVPAVFIGGELVGGANEVMSLHLNRSLIPMLKSVGALWL is encoded by the coding sequence ATGGAGAGAGTCAAGAGGATGGTGTCCGAGAAGCCGGTCGTGATATTCAGCAAGAGCTCATGCTGCATGTGCCACACCATCAAGACCCTATTCTCGGACTTCGGGGTGAACCCCAATGTCCATGAGCTAGACGAGATCCCAAGGGGGAAGGAGATCGAGCAGGCCTTGGCCAGGCTCGGTTGTAGCCCAGCTGTGCCGGCGGTGTTCATCGGTGGTGAGCTGGTGGGCGGGGCCAACGAGGTCATGAGCCTCCACCTCAATAGGTCCCTTATCCCAATGCTCAAAAGCGTTGGAGCCCTATGGCTCTAA
- the LOC116190134 gene encoding monothiol glutaredoxin-S10-like, translating to MDRVTSLASQKAVVIFSKSSCCMCHAIKWLLYDRGVSPAVYELDELDTWGREMEWTLVRLGCSPSVPAVFIGGKLVGSASSVMTLQLNGSLKRMLIEAEAIWL from the coding sequence ATGGATCGGGTCACTAGCTTGGCATCGCAGAAGGCGGTGGTGATATTCAGCAAGAGCTCATGCTGCATGTGCCATGCAATCAAGTGGCTGTTATATGATCGGGGCGTGAGCCCGGCAGTATACGAGCTGGATGAGCTGGACACCTGGGGCCGGGAGATGGAGTGGACCCTCGTGAGGCTCGGGTGCAGCCCCTCGGTCCCAGCGGTGTTCATTGGCGGGAAGCTTGTCGGATCTGCCAGCTCTGTCATGACCCTCCAACTCAATGGCTCGCTCAAGAGGATGCTCATTGAGGCCGAAGCTATCTGGCTTTGA